In a genomic window of Sarcophilus harrisii chromosome 4, mSarHar1.11, whole genome shotgun sequence:
- the TEDDM1 gene encoding transmembrane epididymal protein 1 — MATPEPNSSGSPFIVVPGDFGGHMTSGLSIFIFGIYQAVLTSLALLRDPFSPELPRSQKRWGWLLRLPLDGLLKVLFGLTCSLRELLNLHYIMSVLGPDDPQFTFIFPTAWQHLTMFMAFVLSGLVDLVSQVCLAKRQRGLEMGAQVLATLVLVFLMSCHILHKEGLKRQSHILLLFSICLLVLTMIIELWVPKQAQLWLIKSWLFLVTGSWLMHIAYIHFHPSTAHLWYYHVKESVMFLTIFFCWHLIADALLLGVIYIFSILGYQYCGLEPDSDGNNEAEYYLCPPESPDEELQEVHIQSTPFLQSS, encoded by the coding sequence ATGGCCACCCCCGAGCCCAACTCTTCAGGGTCCCCATTCATCGTGGTCCCGGGTGACTTTGGCGGCCATATGACCTCAGGTCTTTCCATCTTCATCTTTGGAATCTACCAAGCAGTGCTGACATCTCTGGCCCTGCTCAGGGACCCGTTTTCCCCAGAACTTCCCAGGAGCCAGAAGAGATGGGGCTGGCTCCTCCGGCTGCCCCTTGATGGGCTGCTGAAGGTGCTGTTCGGGCTCACCTGCTCCCTGCGCGAGCTCCTAAATCTTCACTACATCATGAGTGTGCTGGGACCCGATGACCCACAATTTACGTTCATCTTCCCCACCGCGTGGCAGCATCTTACCATGTTCATGGCTTTCGTCTTGAGTGGACTCGTGGATCTGGTAAGCCAGGTTTGCCTAGCAAAGAGGCAACGGGGTCTGGAGATGGGGGCCCAGGTCTTGGCCACCCTCGTGCTGGTCTTCCTGATGTCCTGCCACATCCTGCATAAGGAAGGGCTGAAGAGACAAAGTCACATCCTGCTGCTGTTTTCCATCTGCCTGCTTGTCTTGACCATGATCATAGAGCTCTGGGTTCCCAAGCAAGCCCAGCTTTGGCTCATCAAGTCCTGGCTTTTCCTGGTGACTGGTTCGTGGCTGATGCACATAGCCTACATTCACTTCCACCCCTCCACTGCCCATTTATGGTATTACCATGTCAAAGAAAGCGTCATGTTCCTCACCATCTTCTTCTGCTGGCACCTGATAGCCGATGCCTTGCTCCTGGGAGTGATCTATATCTTCTCCATCCTCGGGTATCAGTACTGTGGCTTGGAACCAGACTCGGATGGGAACAATGAGGCTGAGTATTACCTGTGCCCTCCTGAATCTCCAGATGAGGAGCTGCAAGAAGTTCACATCCAGAGCACCCCCTTTTTGCAGAGTTCTTGA